In one Chlamydia sp. BM-2023 genomic region, the following are encoded:
- the omcB gene encoding outer membrane complex protein OmcB, with the protein MSKLIRRVVTILALTSMASSFASGKIEAAAAESLATRFVANADNVLQSTTKKVRFGRNKNLKQEKKNQGAFCDKEFYPCEGGQCQSSVDTKQESCYGKMYSVRVNDDCNVEISQAVPEYATVGSPYPIEILAVGRKDCVNVVITQQLPCEVEFVNSDPATTPTSDGKLIWEIDRLGQGERCKITVWVKPLKEGCCFTAATVCACPELRSYTKCGQPAICIKQEGPECACLRCPVCYKIEVCNTGSAIARNVVVDNPVPDGFTHASGQRVLSFNLGDMRPGDFKVFTVEFCPQKRGKVTNVATVSYCGGHKCSANVTTVVNEPCVQVNISGADWSYVCKPVEYTISVSNPGDLKLYDVVIEDTTPSGATILEAAGAEICCNKAVWCIKEMCPGETLQFKVVAKAQSPGKFTNQVVVRTNSDCGTCTSCAEATTHWKGLAATHMCVIDTNDPICVGENTVYRICVTNRGSAEDSNVSLILKFSKELQPVSSSGPTKGTITGNTVVFDALPKLGSKESVEYSVTLKGVAPGDARGEAILSSDTLTVPVSDTENTHVY; encoded by the coding sequence GGCCGTAATAAAAATCTAAAACAAGAAAAGAAAAATCAAGGCGCTTTCTGTGATAAAGAATTTTATCCATGCGAAGGTGGCCAATGCCAATCATCAGTAGATACCAAGCAAGAATCTTGCTACGGAAAAATGTACAGTGTACGTGTCAATGATGATTGTAATGTTGAAATTAGCCAAGCTGTACCTGAATACGCTACAGTAGGATCTCCTTATCCTATTGAAATCTTAGCAGTAGGCAGAAAAGATTGCGTTAATGTTGTTATTACACAACAGCTTCCTTGCGAAGTTGAATTCGTGAATAGCGACCCAGCTACAACACCTACTTCCGATGGTAAATTAATCTGGGAGATTGATCGTCTCGGTCAAGGTGAAAGATGTAAAATTACTGTTTGGGTAAAACCTCTTAAAGAAGGTTGCTGTTTCACAGCCGCAACTGTATGTGCTTGCCCAGAACTTCGCTCTTATACCAAATGCGGACAACCTGCTATTTGCATTAAGCAAGAAGGCCCAGAGTGTGCTTGCTTACGTTGCCCAGTTTGTTACAAAATCGAAGTTTGCAATACCGGTTCAGCTATTGCTCGTAACGTTGTTGTAGATAACCCAGTTCCAGACGGTTTCACTCACGCTTCAGGACAACGTGTTCTTTCCTTTAATTTGGGAGATATGCGTCCTGGCGACTTTAAAGTGTTCACCGTAGAATTTTGCCCTCAAAAAAGAGGCAAAGTTACTAACGTAGCTACTGTATCTTACTGCGGAGGACACAAGTGTTCTGCTAACGTAACTACCGTAGTTAACGAGCCTTGTGTACAAGTAAATATCTCCGGAGCAGATTGGTCTTACGTATGTAAGCCTGTAGAATACACAATTTCTGTATCTAACCCAGGGGATCTTAAACTTTATGATGTTGTTATAGAAGATACAACTCCTTCAGGAGCTACAATTTTAGAAGCTGCAGGAGCTGAAATTTGCTGTAACAAAGCTGTTTGGTGCATTAAAGAAATGTGCCCAGGAGAAACTCTTCAATTTAAAGTTGTTGCTAAAGCTCAAAGTCCAGGAAAATTCACAAATCAAGTTGTAGTAAGAACCAACTCCGATTGTGGAACCTGCACATCTTGCGCAGAAGCTACAACTCATTGGAAAGGTCTCGCAGCTACACATATGTGCGTAATCGATACTAATGATCCTATTTGCGTAGGGGAAAATACAGTATACCGTATTTGTGTAACAAACCGCGGTTCTGCAGAAGATTCTAACGTGTCTTTAATCCTTAAGTTTTCTAAGGAATTACAACCAGTTTCTTCTTCAGGTCCAACAAAAGGAACCATTACAGGTAACACAGTAGTATTTGATGCTCTGCCTAAACTTGGTTCTAAAGAATCTGTAGAGTATTCTGTAACATTGAAAGGAGTTGCTCCTGGAGATGCTCGTGGAGAAGCTATTCTCTCGTCAGATACTTTAACAGTACCTGTTTCAGACACAGAAAATACGCACGTTTATTAA
- a CDS encoding cysteine-rich outer membrane protein — protein MTTASGPGNMGPVLDLIQPGLDGVLKDETVQVTLINAALGWMHTNIIKPIRESKIMQSRAFQITMVVLGAVLLIAGVVLTFVLQADLGKNAFLFLIPAVIGLIKLLASSVCMEQPCTPEKWRLCKRFLGTAEDLFDDGQINNSNKIFTTHSVIENTTE, from the coding sequence ATGACAACTGCGAGTGGTCCTGGAAATATGGGCCCTGTGCTGGATTTGATTCAGCCAGGATTGGACGGTGTATTAAAAGATGAAACGGTACAGGTAACTTTAATTAATGCTGCTTTAGGATGGATGCATACCAACATTATAAAGCCCATTAGAGAATCAAAAATAATGCAGTCAAGGGCATTTCAAATTACTATGGTAGTTCTTGGTGCCGTGCTGCTGATTGCCGGCGTGGTCTTGACGTTTGTATTACAAGCGGATCTTGGGAAAAATGCGTTCTTATTCTTAATTCCTGCGGTTATCGGTTTAATTAAGCTTCTAGCTTCATCAGTTTGCATGGAGCAGCCCTGTACCCCTGAGAAATGGCGTTTATGCAAACGTTTCCTCGGAACGGCAGAAGACCTGTTCGATGATGGACAAATAAATAACTCTAATAAGATTTTTACTACGCATAGCGTTATAGAGAATACAACAGAATAA
- a CDS encoding S41 family peptidase — protein sequence MIKILRLCALVLTLLPSFSFSSELLHEEDIRKTMDKLIEYHVGTQDISSDILLRSLIGYSQSFDSHKAYLTEKEVSNFIQSTDIKKRLLKNYKTNNFSIYQNLNLVIKDSIIRARQWRTEWLSHPEELVAEAKTHILIKKPSLWAQSIEEAKSRHRGLLLSYISIYLSDSAKDRYEGKEAALTQLCARQLEAYENHYLGINDYGNVMSQEEEAHHFHVRVVKSMAHSLDAHTTYFSKEEALAMRIQLEKGMCGIGVILKEDIDGIIVKEVIPGGPASKTKALNVDDVIYRVDGKSIEHLPFRAVLDCLRGSQGSEVVLDIHSQGEDRTVKLKREKISLDDRRVDVSYESYGNGVIGKITLHSFYEGENQISSEQDLKRAIQSLQDKNLLGLVLDIRENTGGFLSQAIKVSGLFMTNGVVVVSRYADGSIKRYRTVSPKKFYDGPLTILVSKSSASAAEIVAQTLQDYGVAIIVGDEQTYGKGTIQHQTITADSDKEGFFKVTVGKYYSPSGKSTQLRGVKSDIHIASRYSEEPLGERYLEHPLPSDSCDNVMNDNLDDLDSHMRPWFQRYYTPHLQREETVWKEMLPQLAANSQQRLETNKNYKIFLSELKEPSEAIRPYGSNDLQMEESVNILKDMILLRDKRVSCSLGG from the coding sequence ATGATAAAAATACTACGTCTTTGCGCTCTTGTTTTAACACTCCTTCCTAGTTTTTCTTTTTCTTCTGAATTACTTCATGAAGAAGACATTCGAAAAACCATGGATAAGTTGATAGAGTATCATGTAGGAACTCAAGATATTTCTTCTGATATTCTTTTACGTTCTCTCATAGGGTACTCTCAATCTTTTGATTCTCACAAAGCCTATCTTACAGAGAAGGAAGTGAGTAATTTCATACAGTCTACTGACATTAAAAAACGTCTGTTGAAAAATTATAAAACGAATAATTTTTCTATTTATCAGAATTTAAATCTTGTGATTAAGGATAGCATTATTCGTGCGCGTCAATGGCGTACGGAGTGGTTATCGCATCCTGAAGAGTTAGTTGCCGAGGCAAAAACTCATATTCTGATTAAAAAACCCTCTCTTTGGGCTCAGTCTATTGAAGAGGCAAAATCGCGACATCGTGGATTATTATTATCCTATATCTCTATTTATCTATCTGACAGTGCAAAAGATCGATATGAAGGGAAAGAGGCTGCTTTAACTCAGCTTTGCGCACGCCAACTTGAAGCTTATGAAAACCATTATTTGGGCATTAATGACTATGGTAATGTGATGTCTCAGGAAGAAGAGGCCCACCATTTCCATGTACGTGTTGTTAAATCTATGGCGCACAGTTTAGATGCGCACACAACCTACTTTAGCAAAGAGGAAGCTCTTGCTATGCGTATTCAATTAGAAAAGGGTATGTGTGGGATTGGTGTAATTTTAAAAGAAGACATTGATGGCATTATTGTAAAAGAGGTTATTCCTGGTGGTCCTGCTTCAAAAACCAAGGCTTTGAATGTTGATGATGTTATTTATCGTGTGGATGGTAAAAGCATAGAACATCTTCCTTTTAGAGCTGTTTTAGATTGTCTTCGCGGTTCTCAGGGATCTGAGGTTGTCTTAGACATTCACAGCCAAGGTGAAGACCGTACGGTTAAGTTAAAGCGTGAAAAAATTAGTTTAGACGATCGCCGTGTGGATGTCTCTTATGAATCTTATGGTAATGGTGTTATAGGGAAAATTACCTTACATTCTTTTTATGAGGGGGAAAATCAAATTTCCAGCGAGCAGGATCTGAAGCGTGCTATTCAGAGCCTGCAGGATAAAAATCTTTTAGGTTTGGTTTTAGACATTCGAGAAAACACTGGGGGTTTTCTTTCTCAAGCTATTAAAGTATCTGGTTTATTCATGACTAACGGCGTAGTGGTGGTCTCGCGTTATGCTGATGGTAGTATTAAGCGTTACCGCACTGTTTCCCCTAAAAAATTCTACGATGGTCCTTTAACAATTTTAGTTTCGAAGAGCTCTGCTTCTGCGGCAGAGATTGTTGCTCAAACACTTCAAGATTATGGTGTAGCTATAATTGTGGGTGACGAGCAAACCTACGGCAAAGGAACGATTCAGCATCAAACAATAACAGCCGACTCTGACAAGGAGGGCTTTTTTAAAGTCACTGTGGGAAAGTACTACTCTCCTTCTGGGAAATCTACGCAACTTCGAGGCGTCAAATCTGACATTCATATTGCCTCGCGCTACTCTGAAGAACCTTTAGGGGAACGTTATTTAGAGCATCCGTTACCTTCTGATAGTTGTGATAACGTTATGAATGACAATTTGGATGATTTAGATTCGCATATGCGTCCATGGTTTCAAAGGTATTACACTCCGCATCTACAAAGGGAAGAAACTGTATGGAAGGAGATGCTCCCTCAGCTTGCGGCAAATAGTCAGCAAAGATTAGAAACCAATAAAAATTATAAGATCTTTCTATCTGAATTGAAAGAGCCTTCAGAAGCAATTCGCCCTTATGGCAGCAATGACTTACAAATGGAAGAATCAGTGAATATTTTAAAAGATATGATTCTTTTACGAGATAAGAGGGTTTCTTGTTCTTTAGGAGGCTAA
- the rpsL gene encoding 30S ribosomal protein S12 has product MPTINQLIRKRRQSSTSRKKSPALQKCPQRRGVCLQVKTKTPKKPNSALRKVAWVRLSNGQEVIAYIGGEGHNLQEHSIVLVQGGRVKDLPGVRYHIVRGALDCAAVKNRKQSRSRYGAKRPK; this is encoded by the coding sequence ATGCCAACCATTAATCAATTAATACGTAAAAGGCGTCAATCTAGCACGTCTAGAAAAAAATCCCCAGCCTTACAGAAGTGCCCACAAAGACGTGGGGTGTGTCTACAAGTAAAGACAAAGACTCCTAAAAAGCCAAACTCAGCTTTACGTAAAGTTGCATGGGTGCGCCTGTCTAACGGTCAAGAAGTTATTGCTTACATCGGTGGTGAAGGACACAACTTGCAAGAACACAGCATTGTTTTGGTTCAAGGTGGCAGAGTAAAAGATTTGCCCGGAGTTCGCTATCATATTGTTCGCGGAGCTCTAGATTGTGCTGCTGTTAAAAATAGAAAACAAAGCCGTTCTCGATATGGAGCAAAACGTCCTAAATAG
- the rpsG gene encoding 30S ribosomal protein S7 has translation MSRRHAAEKKEIPADPIYGSVTLERFINKVMMHGKKSIARRIVYSALERFAKKLGAENVLEAFEEALENAKPLLEVRSRRVGGATYQVPVEVAPERRNCLAMQWIIKNARSKPGKSMEVGLATELIDCFNKQGATIKKREDTHRMAEANKAFAHYKW, from the coding sequence ATGTCAAGACGACATGCCGCTGAAAAAAAAGAAATTCCAGCAGATCCTATCTACGGAAGCGTAACCTTGGAAAGGTTCATCAATAAAGTTATGATGCATGGCAAAAAAAGCATCGCAAGAAGAATAGTATATTCTGCTTTAGAGCGCTTTGCTAAGAAATTGGGTGCTGAAAACGTTCTAGAGGCTTTTGAAGAAGCTTTAGAAAACGCTAAGCCTTTGCTAGAAGTTCGTTCTCGTCGTGTTGGAGGTGCTACATACCAAGTTCCTGTAGAAGTGGCTCCAGAAAGAAGAAATTGCTTGGCAATGCAGTGGATTATTAAAAACGCTAGATCAAAGCCAGGAAAGTCTATGGAAGTAGGTTTGGCTACAGAGCTCATTGATTGTTTCAATAAGCAGGGAGCCACTATTAAGAAACGTGAGGACACTCACCGGATGGCTGAAGCAAATAAAGCGTTTGCTCATTATAAGTGGTAG
- the fusA gene encoding elongation factor G, whose translation MSDQEFDLSAIRNIGIMAHIDAGKTTTTERILYYAGRTHKIGEVHEGGATMDWMEQEQERGITITSAATTVFWANCKINIIDTPGHVDFTIEVERSLRVLDGAVAVFDAVSGVEPQSETVWRQANKYGVPRIAFVNKMDRMGADYFAAVESMKEKLGANAIPVHCPIGSESQFVGMVDLISQKALYFLDETLGAKWEEREIPEELKERCAELRYALLEELATIDESNESFMMKVLEDPDSITDDEIHAVMRKGVIENKINPVLCGTAFKNKGVQQLLDVIVKWLPSPKDRGVIRGISLKNNEEICLEPRKDGPLAALAFKIMTDPYVGRITFIRIYSGTLKKGSAILNSTKDKKERISRLLEMHANERTDRDEFTVGDIGACVGLKFSVTGDTLCDDNQEIVLERIEVPEPVIDMAIEPKSKGDREKLAQALSALSEEDPTFRVASNEETGQTIISGMGELHLDILRDRMIREFKVEANVGKPQVSYKETITKNGNSETKYVKQSGGRGQYAHVCLEIEPNEPGKGNEVVSKIVGGVIPKEYIPAVMKGVEEGLNTGVLAGYGLVDVKVSIVFGSYHEVDSSEMAFKICGSMAVKEACRKATPVILEPIMKIAVITPEDHLGDVIGDLNRRRGKILGQESSKGMAQVNAEVPLSEMFGYTTSLRSLTSGRATSTMEPAFFAKVPQKIQEEIVKK comes from the coding sequence ATGAGTGACCAGGAATTCGATTTAAGCGCAATTAGAAACATCGGTATTATGGCGCATATCGATGCAGGAAAAACGACCACTACGGAAAGAATTCTTTATTATGCTGGAAGAACCCATAAGATTGGTGAGGTTCATGAGGGCGGAGCTACCATGGACTGGATGGAGCAAGAGCAAGAGAGAGGGATTACCATTACCTCAGCTGCTACAACCGTTTTCTGGGCAAATTGCAAAATTAACATTATTGATACTCCTGGCCACGTAGACTTCACTATTGAAGTAGAGCGTTCTCTCCGTGTTTTAGATGGTGCAGTAGCTGTATTTGATGCTGTATCTGGAGTTGAGCCGCAGTCCGAAACTGTATGGAGACAAGCCAATAAATATGGCGTTCCTCGAATTGCCTTCGTAAATAAAATGGACCGGATGGGAGCAGACTACTTCGCTGCTGTGGAATCCATGAAAGAGAAGTTGGGCGCTAATGCTATTCCTGTGCATTGCCCTATTGGATCTGAAAGCCAATTTGTTGGAATGGTAGATCTTATTTCTCAAAAGGCTCTTTACTTCTTAGACGAAACTCTAGGTGCTAAGTGGGAAGAAAGAGAGATCCCAGAAGAATTAAAAGAACGATGCGCTGAACTGCGTTACGCGCTTCTCGAAGAATTAGCTACTATCGATGAAAGCAACGAATCTTTCATGATGAAAGTTCTGGAAGATCCCGATTCTATTACCGATGATGAAATTCATGCTGTTATGCGTAAAGGGGTGATTGAAAATAAAATCAATCCTGTATTGTGCGGAACTGCATTTAAAAATAAAGGGGTACAGCAACTTCTTGACGTTATTGTAAAATGGCTACCTTCACCAAAAGATCGAGGTGTAATTCGTGGTATTAGCCTGAAAAATAACGAAGAAATTTGCTTAGAGCCACGAAAAGATGGCCCTCTAGCTGCTCTAGCATTCAAAATTATGACAGACCCTTATGTAGGTCGTATCACATTTATCCGTATTTATTCCGGAACTCTCAAAAAGGGCTCTGCTATCCTAAATTCAACTAAGGATAAGAAAGAGCGTATTTCCCGATTGTTGGAGATGCACGCCAATGAGAGAACTGATAGGGATGAGTTTACTGTTGGTGATATTGGCGCTTGCGTAGGTTTAAAATTCTCCGTTACAGGCGATACTCTTTGTGATGATAATCAAGAAATTGTTCTTGAGAGAATCGAAGTTCCTGAGCCTGTGATTGATATGGCAATTGAGCCGAAATCAAAAGGAGATAGAGAGAAATTGGCACAAGCATTGAGCGCTCTTTCTGAGGAAGATCCTACTTTCCGCGTTGCCTCAAACGAGGAAACAGGGCAAACTATTATTTCTGGAATGGGCGAGCTGCACTTGGATATTCTTCGTGATCGTATGATTCGCGAGTTTAAAGTGGAAGCTAATGTCGGTAAGCCGCAAGTTTCATACAAAGAAACCATTACTAAAAATGGCAATAGTGAAACCAAATACGTAAAACAATCCGGGGGACGTGGACAGTACGCTCATGTATGCCTTGAGATTGAACCAAATGAACCAGGAAAAGGCAACGAAGTTGTTAGCAAGATTGTTGGTGGTGTGATTCCTAAAGAATATATCCCAGCAGTTATGAAAGGTGTTGAAGAAGGCCTAAATACAGGTGTTCTTGCTGGCTATGGTTTAGTTGATGTTAAAGTAAGCATTGTTTTTGGATCGTATCACGAAGTCGATTCTAGCGAGATGGCATTTAAAATATGCGGCTCGATGGCAGTTAAAGAAGCTTGCAGAAAAGCTACCCCAGTGATTTTAGAACCAATCATGAAAATTGCTGTAATAACTCCTGAAGATCATTTGGGTGATGTTATTGGAGACTTAAATCGTCGTCGAGGAAAGATTTTAGGTCAGGAATCTTCGAAAGGCATGGCTCAAGTCAATGCCGAGGTTCCTTTAAGCGAAATGTTTGGATACACAACATCTTTAAGATCCCTGACGTCTGGAAGGGCAACATCAACAATGGAACCAGCATTTTTCGCTAAGGTTCCTCAAAAAATTCAAGAAGAGATTGTTAAGAAGTAA
- the rpsJ gene encoding 30S ribosomal protein S10, producing MKQQKQKIRIRLKGFDQQQLDRSTADIVETAKRTGARVAGPIPLPTKREVYTVLRSPHVDKKSREQFEIRTHKRLIDIVDPTGKTIDALKMLALPAGVDIKIKAA from the coding sequence ATGAAGCAGCAAAAACAAAAAATTCGTATTCGTCTGAAAGGATTCGATCAACAACAATTAGATCGGTCAACTGCAGATATTGTTGAGACTGCTAAAAGAACAGGAGCTCGCGTTGCAGGCCCCATCCCTCTGCCTACGAAAAGAGAAGTATACACAGTATTGCGCTCTCCACACGTAGATAAAAAGTCCAGGGAGCAGTTTGAAATTCGTACACACAAACGTTTAATAGATATTGTAGACCCAACAGGGAAAACAATAGACGCATTAAAAATGTTAGCTCTTCCCGCAGGAGTAGACATTAAGATCAAAGCTGCATAA
- a CDS encoding sulfite reductase flavoprotein subunit alpha has protein sequence MQLLEKFRAQKVSLSSRKLISCCDSSVTFSDAGHVYQLFFDTKDSELSYKVGDSLGVFPKNPRYVVENILESLGYNSKQIVLNRESSPITIYEFLRSHANLDKLPQKLKTFFQDIEDNSSLYEAIQKEKPRIPITLFTEALLPLLPRFYSIASAPHPSKEEVELLVRLVSYPGQYEQRYGVCSFFLCKELDVDTHCNVFVQPTKHFTIGDNIKDKPIVMIGSGTGIAPYKSFVQNRIYNNDSGTNILFFGERFEKANFYYQDFWKQAVDNDMLKLFLAFSRDSDQKIYVQDLLKKQNELILKAYEEEAHFFVCGSKVLGNEVKKTLEDILGKNKLSQLKEERRYVVDVY, from the coding sequence ATGCAATTGTTAGAGAAATTTAGGGCACAGAAGGTTTCTCTTTCTTCCCGTAAGCTTATTTCTTGTTGCGATTCTAGCGTAACATTTTCTGATGCAGGCCATGTCTATCAACTTTTTTTCGACACAAAAGATAGCGAGCTTTCTTATAAAGTAGGGGATTCTTTAGGCGTGTTTCCAAAGAACCCTAGATACGTCGTTGAAAATATTCTCGAGTCTTTAGGGTATAACTCAAAACAAATTGTCCTCAATCGAGAATCATCACCCATAACAATCTATGAGTTTTTACGAAGTCACGCAAATCTAGATAAGCTCCCACAAAAACTCAAAACCTTTTTCCAAGATATAGAGGATAACAGCAGTCTCTACGAAGCCATTCAAAAAGAAAAGCCTCGTATTCCTATTACCCTCTTTACTGAAGCACTGCTACCCCTGCTACCACGATTTTATTCAATAGCCTCAGCACCGCATCCAAGTAAGGAAGAAGTTGAACTCCTCGTGCGTCTTGTAAGCTATCCAGGACAATATGAGCAACGCTACGGAGTATGCTCCTTTTTCCTATGCAAAGAATTAGACGTAGATACCCACTGTAACGTATTTGTGCAGCCTACAAAACACTTTACTATCGGAGATAATATCAAAGATAAACCTATTGTGATGATTGGATCTGGAACAGGAATAGCCCCATACAAAAGTTTTGTACAGAATCGTATCTATAATAACGATTCTGGAACGAATATCCTCTTTTTTGGAGAACGCTTCGAAAAAGCAAATTTTTATTACCAAGATTTTTGGAAGCAAGCAGTCGATAATGACATGCTCAAGTTGTTCTTAGCCTTTTCTCGCGATAGCGATCAAAAGATCTACGTACAAGATTTACTGAAAAAACAAAACGAGCTTATTTTGAAAGCTTATGAAGAAGAAGCTCACTTCTTTGTCTGTGGAAGTAAAGTTTTGGGAAATGAAGTCAAAAAAACCCTAGAAGATATTCTAGGGAAAAATAAGCTCTCCCAATTGAAGGAAGAGCGTCGTTATGTTGTCGATGTTTATTAG
- the ispF gene encoding 2-C-methyl-D-erythritol 2,4-cyclodiphosphate synthase, which yields MNAENDSPLPKPQWIHRVGIGQDSHRFLPESSAKPCILGGVIFENSPGFQANSDGDIIFHAICNALSSITHRIILGEVADELFHTRGITDSSVYLSEAVKSLKSNQMISHVAITIEGNRPKFLPKLSLMRKSIAAALNIPSGSVGITATSGEGLSDFGCGDGVQCFCILTVMEYCG from the coding sequence ATGAACGCAGAAAACGACTCTCCTTTGCCTAAACCGCAATGGATTCACCGTGTAGGCATTGGGCAAGATAGTCATCGTTTCCTTCCTGAAAGTTCTGCAAAACCCTGTATTTTAGGTGGGGTGATTTTCGAAAATAGTCCTGGTTTTCAAGCAAATTCCGATGGGGACATAATTTTCCACGCTATTTGTAATGCTCTCTCCTCTATAACACATCGAATTATACTTGGTGAGGTTGCTGACGAACTTTTCCATACTCGAGGCATTACTGACAGCAGTGTGTATTTATCAGAAGCTGTAAAATCTTTGAAATCAAACCAGATGATTTCTCATGTAGCTATTACCATTGAGGGCAATCGCCCCAAATTCCTTCCGAAGTTATCTCTTATGCGAAAAAGTATTGCCGCAGCTTTGAATATCCCTTCAGGTTCTGTGGGCATTACGGCAACGTCTGGCGAGGGGCTGAGTGATTTTGGTTGTGGTGATGGTGTACAATGCTTTTGCATACTCACGGTTATGGAGTATTGCGGCTAA